In Pseudomonadota bacterium, the following proteins share a genomic window:
- a CDS encoding helix-turn-helix domain-containing protein has translation MNTQASTTFSLGADLRALRKARGLTLQDLAERLERSVGWLSQVERDLSEPSVSDLRQLAAALDVSVSSLFRSDAMAADDAGRVVRAAARRPIGSREAGLTEELLSPDLTDDFEMVRSVFEPGSALAVPVSRPTQEVGYIIEGQLDLWIDGALHKLRAGDSFRIRGESFRWANPHDTACVAIWVIAPPVY, from the coding sequence GTGAACACACAAGCCAGCACGACCTTTTCCCTCGGGGCCGATCTTCGCGCCCTCCGGAAGGCGCGTGGGCTGACGCTGCAGGATCTCGCGGAGCGGCTCGAGCGCTCTGTGGGGTGGCTGAGCCAGGTGGAGCGCGATCTCTCTGAGCCCTCCGTGAGCGATCTGAGGCAGCTTGCCGCGGCGCTCGACGTCTCTGTTTCCTCGCTCTTCCGCTCTGACGCCATGGCCGCCGACGATGCGGGCCGGGTAGTGCGCGCTGCCGCGCGGCGGCCCATCGGCTCCCGGGAGGCTGGATTGACGGAAGAGCTCCTGTCGCCTGACCTCACCGACGATTTCGAGATGGTGCGCTCGGTCTTCGAGCCGGGCTCGGCGCTCGCCGTGCCCGTGAGCCGCCCCACACAAGAGGTGGGATACATCATCGAAGGCCAGCTCGATCTCTGGATCGACGGCGCATTGCACAAGCTGCGTGCCGGGGACAGCTTCCGCATACGCGGCGAGAGCTTCCGCTGGGCCAACCCCCATGACACCGCCTGCGTCGCGATCTGGGTGATCGCGCCCCCGGTCTATTGA
- a CDS encoding FAD-dependent oxidoreductase, with the protein MSDLPSTARVVIIGGGVVGVSGLYHLAKMGWSDCVLLEKNELTAGSTWHAAGNCPSFSTSWAVMNMQRYSLSLYAGLAEEVDYPMNYHVTGSIRLAHSKERMQEFERAVGMGRYQGMDLHMMTNAEMKEAYPFMETHDLAGGMWDPDDGDIDPAQLTQALAKGAREMGAKIARFCPATGVRREGDEWVVETEKGEIRCEFVVNAAGYYAQRVGEWFKPYGGRTVPMAVMSHQYFLTEEIPALKEWTEANGRKIPLLRDVDSSYYLRQDKNGLNLGPYERNCKAHWITPDDPMPDDFSFQLYPDDLERLEWYIEDAMARVPILGEGGVGRNINGPIPYAPDGLPLVGPMPGVKNAFEACVFTFGITQGGGAGKVLAEWIVEGETEWDMWAVDPRRYTDHTDRDYCIEKAMEVYGHEYGMHFPYKEWPAGRGRKLSTLHSRLEAAGAQFGAYNGWERANWFAKEGDDTSLEATETWSRNGPWEPRIREECEAVRDQCGMLPITGFSRFKVEGPGARDFVDGLTASRLPKPGRVSLAYFPDSRGRILTETSVMVHGEDDVGLITAATAQWHDAEIFSRQAPEGITVTDHTKEVECLLVTGPKAREILAPLCEGHDLSASWLSVSFEGTVAGQEAALIRVSFAGELGWEIHAAPEAMPAIWDALYAAGVKPFGMYALNSMRIEKGYRAWKGDLSTDYTLLEGGLDRFTKLDKPQDFPGKAALLNEKQQGSKKSFVTLKVEANGHDAPNMSTLWSGDEIVGETTSGAWGYRVGHSVALGMLRTDLAVEGTELEVDIFGEKFRATVQPDGPLWDPDNSRLRA; encoded by the coding sequence ATGTCTGACCTGCCCAGCACGGCCCGCGTGGTCATCATCGGAGGAGGCGTCGTGGGCGTCTCTGGCCTCTATCACCTGGCCAAGATGGGCTGGAGCGATTGCGTGCTCCTCGAGAAGAACGAACTCACGGCAGGCAGCACATGGCATGCCGCGGGGAACTGCCCCTCGTTCTCCACCTCCTGGGCGGTGATGAACATGCAGCGCTATTCGCTGTCGCTTTATGCCGGTCTCGCGGAAGAGGTCGACTACCCGATGAACTACCACGTCACGGGCTCCATCCGGCTCGCGCATTCCAAGGAGCGGATGCAGGAATTCGAGCGCGCCGTGGGCATGGGCCGCTACCAGGGCATGGATCTTCATATGATGACCAATGCCGAGATGAAGGAAGCCTATCCCTTTATGGAGACCCACGACCTCGCGGGCGGCATGTGGGACCCCGACGATGGCGATATCGACCCAGCCCAGCTCACGCAGGCGCTGGCCAAAGGCGCGCGCGAGATGGGCGCGAAAATCGCACGGTTCTGCCCCGCGACGGGCGTGCGTCGCGAGGGCGATGAATGGGTCGTTGAGACGGAAAAAGGCGAGATCCGCTGTGAATTCGTTGTGAACGCTGCGGGATATTACGCTCAGCGGGTGGGCGAATGGTTCAAGCCCTATGGCGGGCGCACGGTGCCCATGGCGGTGATGAGCCACCAGTATTTCCTCACCGAGGAAATCCCGGCGCTCAAGGAATGGACGGAGGCCAACGGCCGCAAGATCCCGCTCCTGCGCGACGTCGATAGCTCCTACTACCTCCGGCAGGACAAGAACGGGCTCAACCTCGGCCCCTACGAGAGGAATTGCAAGGCGCACTGGATCACGCCTGACGATCCAATGCCCGACGATTTCTCCTTCCAGCTCTACCCCGACGATCTCGAGCGGCTGGAATGGTACATCGAGGATGCCATGGCGCGCGTGCCGATCCTCGGCGAAGGCGGCGTGGGCCGCAACATCAACGGCCCCATCCCCTACGCGCCGGACGGGCTGCCGCTCGTCGGGCCGATGCCCGGCGTGAAGAATGCTTTCGAGGCCTGCGTCTTCACTTTCGGGATCACGCAGGGCGGCGGCGCGGGCAAGGTGCTCGCCGAATGGATCGTCGAGGGCGAGACCGAGTGGGACATGTGGGCCGTCGATCCGCGCCGCTACACCGACCACACGGATCGCGACTACTGCATCGAGAAGGCCATGGAGGTCTATGGCCACGAATACGGCATGCACTTCCCCTACAAGGAATGGCCGGCGGGGCGGGGGCGCAAGCTTTCCACGCTGCATTCCCGGCTCGAGGCCGCAGGCGCGCAATTCGGCGCCTACAATGGCTGGGAGCGGGCGAACTGGTTTGCCAAAGAGGGCGACGACACTTCGCTCGAGGCGACCGAGACCTGGAGCCGCAATGGCCCGTGGGAGCCGCGCATCCGCGAGGAATGCGAGGCCGTGCGCGACCAATGCGGGATGCTGCCCATTACCGGGTTCTCGCGCTTCAAGGTCGAGGGGCCTGGCGCGCGCGACTTCGTCGATGGCCTTACCGCCTCGCGCCTGCCGAAGCCCGGCCGCGTATCGCTGGCGTACTTCCCGGATTCGCGCGGCCGCATCCTGACCGAGACTTCGGTCATGGTTCATGGAGAGGACGATGTGGGCCTCATCACCGCGGCCACGGCGCAATGGCACGACGCGGAAATTTTCTCGCGCCAGGCGCCGGAGGGGATCACCGTGACCGACCACACGAAGGAGGTCGAGTGTCTCCTCGTGACCGGTCCCAAGGCCCGCGAGATTCTCGCGCCGCTCTGCGAGGGGCACGACCTCTCGGCCTCCTGGCTCTCGGTGAGCTTCGAGGGCACTGTGGCGGGGCAGGAAGCTGCGCTTATCCGCGTTTCCTTCGCCGGCGAGCTCGGCTGGGAAATCCACGCCGCCCCCGAAGCCATGCCCGCGATCTGGGACGCTCTCTACGCCGCAGGCGTGAAGCCCTTTGGAATGTATGCCCTGAATTCCATGCGCATCGAAAAGGGCTACCGCGCGTGGAAAGGTGATCTGAGCACCGACTACACGCTGCTTGAAGGCGGTCTCGACCGGTTCACAAAGCTCGACAAGCCGCAGGACTTCCCGGGCAAGGCAGCGCTGCTCAACGAAAAGCAGCAAGGCTCGAAGAAGAGCTTCGTCACGCTTAAGGTCGAGGCGAACGGCCACGATGCGCCCAACATGTCGACGCTGTGGTCGGGCGATGAGATCGTCGGGGAGACGACGTCCGGCGCGTGGGGCTACCGCGTGGGGCATTCGGTGGCGCTCGGCATGCTCAGGACCGATCTGGCTGTCGAAGGCACGGAGCTTGAGGTCGATATCTTCGGCGAGAAGTTCCGCGCGACGGTGCAGCCGGACGGCCCGCTCTGGGACCCTGACAACAGCCGCCTGCGCGCATGA
- a CDS encoding pyridoxamine 5'-phosphate oxidase family protein, with amino-acid sequence MIDAGVKALIAAFPLGFTATVTPEGAPAVAPKGTFLVLDDATLGFADIRSPGTLRNLRANPACEINFIDILKRKGARLAGRARIVPKGEAEYDALLPCWHAVWPDLSHRMRAFVLVDIFSVATYRTPPYDDGATEEEMVAMYKTKFAEMYP; translated from the coding sequence ATGATCGATGCGGGCGTCAAAGCTCTGATTGCCGCGTTCCCGCTCGGGTTCACGGCGACGGTGACGCCCGAGGGCGCGCCCGCCGTGGCACCCAAGGGGACGTTCCTCGTGCTGGATGACGCTACGTTGGGCTTTGCCGATATCCGCTCGCCGGGGACGCTGCGCAATCTGCGGGCCAACCCGGCCTGTGAGATCAATTTCATCGATATTCTGAAGCGAAAGGGCGCGCGGCTTGCCGGGCGCGCGCGGATCGTGCCCAAGGGCGAGGCGGAGTACGACGCGCTCCTGCCCTGTTGGCACGCGGTCTGGCCCGATCTCAGCCACCGCATGCGGGCCTTCGTTCTGGTTGATATTTTCTCGGTCGCCACATATCGCACCCCACCCTACGACGACGGTGCAACGGAGGAAGAGATGGTGGCGATGTACAAGACGAAGTTCGCGGAGATGTACCCATGA
- a CDS encoding homocysteine S-methyltransferase family protein, with protein sequence MGVMILDGGMGQELVKRAGKATSLWSVQALIDNPGLVRQVHDEFFAAGAQVATTNTYSVRPNRMKHHGISERYEELQVLACRIAMEARDAHGGGLVLGGMSPLGFSYRPEQAPPAEEAARTFAEMCELQKPYVDAYILETMGGVEEARGALMGCSGKGKPVWLAVSVSDADGTKLRSGEAVTDILPLVDEFGPDALLINCARPEAVTVAVEMLRETKVKLGAYANGFTGIVDAFNSDNATVDLLSARTDLGPAAYLEHAKAWAALGATLIGGCCEVGPDHIAALSAHFKGD encoded by the coding sequence ATGGGCGTGATGATCCTCGACGGCGGCATGGGCCAGGAGCTCGTGAAGCGCGCGGGCAAGGCGACCTCGCTTTGGTCGGTGCAGGCCCTGATCGACAATCCGGGCCTCGTGCGGCAGGTCCATGACGAGTTCTTCGCGGCCGGTGCGCAGGTCGCCACGACCAACACCTATTCCGTGCGCCCTAACCGGATGAAGCACCACGGCATCTCCGAGCGCTACGAGGAGCTGCAGGTCCTTGCGTGCCGCATCGCCATGGAGGCACGCGATGCCCATGGCGGGGGGCTCGTGCTCGGTGGCATGTCGCCCCTCGGCTTCTCCTATCGGCCGGAGCAGGCGCCGCCCGCCGAGGAGGCGGCGCGGACCTTCGCGGAGATGTGCGAGCTCCAGAAGCCCTACGTGGATGCCTACATCCTCGAAACCATGGGTGGCGTGGAAGAGGCGCGCGGCGCGCTCATGGGCTGCTCGGGCAAGGGGAAGCCCGTCTGGCTCGCGGTGAGCGTGTCGGATGCGGATGGCACGAAGCTGCGCTCGGGCGAAGCGGTGACGGATATCCTGCCATTAGTAGACGAATTTGGACCTGACGCGCTCCTCATCAATTGCGCGCGGCCTGAAGCCGTGACTGTCGCCGTCGAGATGTTGCGCGAGACGAAGGTCAAGCTCGGCGCTTATGCCAACGGCTTCACCGGCATCGTGGACGCCTTCAACAGCGACAACGCCACGGTGGATCTCTTGTCTGCGCGCACGGATCTCGGCCCCGCCGCCTATCTCGAGCATGCGAAGGCTTGGGCCGCGCTCGGTGCCACGCTCATCGGCGGCTGCTGCGAAGTGGGCCCCGATCATATCGCAGCCCTTTCGGCGCATTTCAAAGGAGACTGA
- a CDS encoding FAD-dependent oxidoreductase, whose product MTPPSHARVVIIGGGVIGCSVAYHLTKLGWQDVVLLERKSLTSGTTWHAAGLIAQLRASANMTRLAKYSQELYGALEEETGVATGFKRCGSITVALTEERREEINRQAAMARAFGVEVEEISPAEVKEKYAHLDIAGVTGGVWLPLDGQGDPANIAHALAKGARQRGATVLERTRAVDVRREGRRITGVSWANEAGEQGEIACEHVVNCGGMWGRDVGRMLGTNVPLQACEHFYIVTEAIAGLTQMPVLRVPDECAYYKEDAGKMLLGAFEPEAKPWGPIPNDFEFDQLPEDFDHFEPILEQAVARMPMLVEAGIHTFFNGPESFTPDDAYHLGLCPEMDNVWVAAGFNSIGIQSAGGAGMALAQWMEAGEKPFDLGDVDISRMEPFQGNKTYLWERSRETLGLLYADHFPYLQKRTARGVRRSPFHAQLADRGAVFGELAGWERANWFARGSQEAEYKYSWKRQNFFENVREEHMAIREGVGMYDMSSFGKIRVEGPDAVAFLNYVAGGQYDVPVGRIVYSQFLNSRGGIEADVTITRLSETAFLVVTPAATRLADQTWMERHRGDFLVVITDVTPAEGVLAVMGPKSRDLLSSVSPADFSNDTNPFGTAQEIEIGMGLARAHRVTYVGELGWEVYVSADMAAHVFETLAEAGEDHGLKLCGMHMMDTCRIEKGFRHFGHDITAEDHVLEAGLGFAVKRDKPDFIGREAVLRKREAGLEKRLLQFKLTDPEPLLYHNEPVLRDGVIVGFLTSGSYGHALGGAMGMGYVPCAGETADDVLASTYEIDVMGARVRAEASLKPLYDPMGARAKA is encoded by the coding sequence ATGACCCCGCCCTCCCATGCACGTGTCGTAATCATCGGGGGCGGGGTCATCGGGTGTTCGGTGGCCTACCATCTCACGAAGCTTGGCTGGCAGGACGTGGTGCTGCTCGAGCGCAAATCGCTCACCTCCGGCACGACGTGGCATGCGGCGGGGCTCATCGCGCAACTGCGGGCCTCGGCCAACATGACCCGCCTCGCCAAGTATTCGCAGGAGCTCTACGGCGCACTCGAGGAGGAGACGGGCGTGGCCACCGGCTTCAAGCGCTGCGGGTCGATCACCGTCGCCCTCACCGAGGAACGGCGGGAGGAGATCAACCGCCAGGCCGCCATGGCGCGCGCCTTTGGCGTGGAGGTCGAAGAAATCAGCCCCGCGGAGGTGAAGGAGAAATACGCCCATCTCGACATCGCGGGCGTCACGGGCGGCGTATGGCTCCCCCTCGACGGGCAGGGTGACCCGGCCAACATTGCCCATGCTCTCGCCAAGGGCGCCCGGCAGCGTGGCGCGACGGTGCTCGAGCGGACGAGGGCCGTGGACGTGCGCCGCGAGGGGCGCCGTATCACCGGCGTGTCCTGGGCCAATGAAGCGGGCGAACAGGGCGAAATCGCCTGCGAGCACGTGGTCAATTGCGGGGGCATGTGGGGCCGCGACGTGGGGCGGATGCTCGGCACGAACGTGCCCCTACAGGCCTGCGAGCATTTCTACATCGTCACCGAGGCCATCGCGGGCCTCACCCAGATGCCCGTGCTGCGCGTGCCGGATGAATGCGCCTACTACAAGGAAGACGCGGGCAAGATGCTCCTCGGCGCGTTCGAGCCGGAGGCCAAGCCCTGGGGGCCGATTCCGAACGATTTCGAGTTCGATCAGCTGCCCGAGGATTTCGACCATTTCGAGCCCATCCTCGAACAGGCCGTGGCGCGCATGCCCATGCTTGTGGAGGCGGGCATCCACACGTTCTTCAACGGGCCCGAGAGCTTCACGCCCGACGACGCATACCACCTCGGCCTTTGCCCGGAGATGGACAATGTCTGGGTGGCGGCGGGCTTCAATTCCATCGGCATCCAGTCCGCGGGCGGCGCGGGCATGGCGCTCGCGCAATGGATGGAAGCGGGCGAGAAGCCCTTCGATCTGGGCGACGTGGACATCTCCCGCATGGAGCCCTTCCAGGGCAACAAGACCTACCTTTGGGAGCGGTCGCGGGAGACGCTGGGCCTCCTTTACGCGGACCACTTCCCCTATCTCCAGAAGCGCACGGCGCGGGGCGTGCGTCGCTCGCCGTTTCACGCACAGCTCGCCGATCGCGGCGCGGTCTTCGGCGAGCTGGCGGGCTGGGAGCGGGCAAACTGGTTCGCGCGCGGCTCCCAGGAGGCGGAGTACAAGTATAGCTGGAAGCGGCAGAACTTCTTCGAGAACGTCCGCGAGGAGCACATGGCCATCCGCGAGGGTGTGGGCATGTATGACATGTCCTCTTTCGGGAAGATCCGCGTGGAGGGGCCTGATGCGGTGGCCTTCCTAAACTACGTGGCCGGCGGGCAGTATGACGTGCCGGTGGGTAGAATCGTCTATTCGCAGTTCCTGAACTCACGCGGGGGGATCGAGGCGGATGTGACGATCACCCGGCTCTCAGAGACTGCCTTCCTCGTGGTGACGCCCGCGGCCACCCGGCTCGCCGATCAGACCTGGATGGAGCGGCACCGGGGCGATTTCCTCGTCGTCATCACGGATGTCACGCCCGCCGAGGGCGTGCTCGCTGTCATGGGGCCGAAATCGCGGGATCTGCTTTCTTCCGTGTCGCCCGCTGATTTCTCCAATGACACCAACCCCTTCGGCACGGCGCAGGAGATCGAGATCGGCATGGGCCTCGCGCGGGCCCACCGCGTGACCTATGTGGGGGAGCTCGGCTGGGAGGTCTATGTCTCCGCCGATATGGCCGCTCATGTCTTCGAGACGCTCGCGGAGGCGGGCGAGGATCACGGGCTTAAGCTCTGCGGCATGCACATGATGGATACCTGCCGGATCGAGAAGGGCTTCCGCCATTTCGGCCATGACATCACCGCCGAGGATCACGTGCTGGAAGCTGGGCTGGGCTTTGCCGTGAAGCGCGACAAGCCCGATTTCATCGGGCGCGAGGCCGTGCTGCGAAAGCGGGAGGCAGGGCTCGAGAAGCGGCTTCTCCAGTTCAAGCTCACCGATCCCGAGCCGCTCCTCTACCACAACGAGCCGGTGCTCCGGGACGGGGTGATCGTGGGCTTCCTGACCTCCGGGAGCTACGGGCATGCGCTAGGCGGGGCCATGGGGATGGGCTACGTGCCCTGCGCGGGGGAGACGGCCGACGACGTGCTCGCCTCCACCTACGAGATCGATGTCATGGGCGCACGCGTGCGGGCAGAGGCCTCGCTGAAGCCGCTCTACGATCCGATGGGCGCGCGGGCGAAGGCCTGA
- the rarD gene encoding EamA family transporter RarD, with protein sequence MTENRDTPEGLAFALGAFGLWGFLPLYLKWLEHVPAVEVVAHRVIWSVPVAGAVLIALGRTDTLRAALRDPRALGMAAVTAALISTNWAVYVYAIASEQAVQAALGYYINPLFSVLLGALLLGERLDGLQWAAIGLAGIAVAVLTVDAGEVPIIGLALMLTFGFYALAKKQLPIGPNQGFLLEVLILTPPALAYIAWLEGTGAGSFAAAPWLLLGCGLVTAVPLMLYANGAKRLKLSTIGMLQYLAPTMILIIAVVIFGEPFGTARAVAFPMIWAALALYSISLFRQVRRARP encoded by the coding sequence ATGACCGAGAACCGCGACACGCCCGAAGGCCTCGCCTTTGCCCTCGGAGCCTTCGGGCTCTGGGGCTTCCTTCCGCTCTACCTGAAATGGCTGGAGCATGTGCCTGCCGTGGAGGTGGTGGCGCATCGCGTCATCTGGTCGGTCCCGGTGGCGGGCGCGGTGCTCATCGCGCTCGGGCGGACGGACACGCTGCGCGCCGCGCTCCGTGATCCCCGGGCGCTCGGAATGGCGGCGGTGACGGCGGCGCTCATTTCCACGAACTGGGCCGTCTACGTCTATGCCATCGCAAGCGAGCAGGCCGTTCAGGCTGCGCTCGGCTACTACATCAACCCGCTCTTTTCCGTCCTCCTCGGCGCGCTCCTCTTGGGCGAGCGGCTCGACGGGCTGCAATGGGCGGCGATCGGGCTCGCCGGCATCGCCGTCGCCGTGCTCACGGTGGATGCGGGCGAGGTGCCGATCATCGGCCTCGCGCTGATGCTCACCTTCGGCTTCTACGCGCTGGCCAAGAAGCAGCTGCCCATCGGGCCGAACCAGGGCTTTCTCCTCGAGGTGCTGATCCTGACGCCCCCCGCGCTGGCCTATATCGCGTGGCTCGAAGGCACCGGCGCGGGCAGCTTTGCTGCCGCGCCCTGGCTTCTCCTCGGCTGCGGGCTCGTCACGGCAGTCCCACTCATGCTCTACGCCAACGGCGCCAAGCGGCTGAAGCTCTCGACCATCGGGATGCTGCAATACCTCGCGCCGACGATGATCCTGATCATCGCCGTGGTGATCTTTGGCGAGCCCTTCGGGACCGCCCGCGCGGTGGCCTTCCCGATGATCTGGGCCGCGCTTGCCCTTTATTCGATCTCGCTCTTCAGGCAGGTGCGCCGTGCCCGCCCTTGA
- a CDS encoding RluA family pseudouridine synthase, with translation MPALEDPYNPPSDPLTILHLDHELLAVDKPAGLLSVPGKGAHLADCLLSRLEATYPGVRLVHRLDRDTSGVMIFALSALAQRHLGLQFEKRQVRKVYLAEVAGRLEGQGVIDAPITVDWPNRPRQKIDAGEGRAALTEWRAKSPGETTRVELRPQTGRSHQLRLHMEHIGHPILGDVFYGTEETRQSRPRLMLHAWKLSLRHPDGGERLEFRAQPPF, from the coding sequence GTGCCCGCCCTTGAGGATCCCTACAATCCGCCCAGCGACCCGCTCACGATCCTGCACCTCGACCATGAGCTTCTGGCCGTGGACAAGCCCGCCGGGCTTCTCAGCGTCCCGGGGAAGGGCGCGCACCTTGCGGACTGTCTTCTGAGCCGTCTGGAGGCGACCTATCCCGGCGTCCGGCTCGTGCACCGGCTCGACCGCGACACCTCCGGCGTCATGATCTTTGCGCTTTCGGCCCTCGCCCAGCGCCACCTGGGGCTGCAATTCGAGAAGCGGCAGGTGCGGAAGGTCTATCTCGCCGAGGTGGCCGGGCGGCTCGAGGGGCAGGGCGTCATCGATGCGCCCATCACCGTCGATTGGCCGAACCGCCCGCGCCAGAAGATCGACGCTGGGGAAGGCCGCGCGGCGCTCACCGAGTGGCGCGCCAAGAGCCCTGGCGAGACGACCCGCGTGGAGCTGCGCCCGCAGACCGGCCGCTCCCACCAGTTGCGGCTGCACATGGAGCATATCGGGCACCCGATTCTCGGCGATGTCTTTTACGGCACGGAGGAGACGCGCCAGAGCCGCCCGCGGCTCATGCTCCACGCCTGGAAACTGAGCCTCCGGCATCCCGACGGGGGCGAACGCCTCGAATTTCGGGCGCAACCGCCCTTCTAG
- a CDS encoding aldehyde dehydrogenase family protein, which yields MIENRQFYINGAWVDPAAPNDFAVIDPSTEEQCAVISLGDAADTNAAVAAARAAFESWSQTSPAERKDLIEAIFAAYEARAEDMSRAISLEMGAPIDMARASQTTSGTWHIKGFLEAFEAIEWESVRSEKSGERIHREPIGVVGMITPWNWPMNQVTLKVIPAIAAGCTMVLKPSEIAPLSSYVFSEIMHEAGCPAGVYNMVNGDGPGVGTQLSEHMDVDMISFTGSTRAGRLITAASVSNLKRVSLELGGKGANVIFADADEKAVIRGARHCFNNSGQSCNAPTRMLVERARYDEAVEQAAETAEATKVAAGSEEGRHIGPVVSETQFDKIQGLIQAGVDEGARLVAGGMGRPDGLNRGYYVRPTVFADVTNDMTIAREEIFGPVLSIIPFDTEEEAVRIANDTPYGLTNYVQTSDDDLRLRMARKLRAGMIETNGKGFGRGSPFGGMKQSGNGREGGLFGIEEFQEVKAISGC from the coding sequence ATGATCGAGAACCGTCAATTCTACATCAATGGCGCGTGGGTCGATCCGGCCGCGCCCAACGATTTCGCCGTCATCGATCCCTCCACCGAAGAGCAATGCGCCGTCATCTCGCTGGGCGACGCGGCCGATACGAATGCCGCCGTCGCAGCGGCGCGTGCCGCCTTCGAGAGCTGGTCACAAACCAGCCCCGCCGAGCGCAAGGACCTCATCGAGGCGATCTTCGCCGCCTACGAGGCCCGCGCCGAGGACATGTCGCGCGCGATCTCGCTCGAGATGGGCGCGCCCATCGACATGGCCCGCGCCAGCCAGACCACCTCGGGCACCTGGCACATCAAGGGATTTCTCGAAGCCTTCGAGGCCATCGAATGGGAGAGCGTGCGCAGCGAGAAATCTGGCGAGCGCATCCACCGGGAGCCCATCGGCGTCGTCGGCATGATCACGCCGTGGAACTGGCCTATGAACCAGGTGACGCTGAAGGTCATCCCCGCCATCGCGGCGGGCTGCACCATGGTCCTCAAGCCCTCCGAGATCGCGCCACTCTCTTCCTATGTCTTCTCCGAGATCATGCATGAGGCCGGCTGCCCTGCGGGCGTCTACAACATGGTCAATGGCGATGGGCCGGGCGTCGGCACGCAGCTCTCCGAGCACATGGATGTGGACATGATCTCCTTCACCGGGTCGACGCGGGCCGGGCGGCTGATCACCGCCGCTTCGGTGTCGAACCTCAAGCGCGTGAGCCTCGAGCTTGGCGGAAAAGGCGCGAATGTCATCTTCGCGGATGCCGATGAAAAGGCCGTCATCCGAGGCGCGCGCCACTGCTTCAACAATTCCGGCCAGAGCTGCAACGCGCCCACGCGCATGCTCGTCGAGCGCGCGCGCTACGACGAGGCTGTGGAACAGGCCGCGGAGACCGCGGAAGCCACCAAGGTCGCCGCTGGCTCAGAGGAAGGCCGCCATATCGGCCCCGTCGTCTCGGAGACGCAGTTCGACAAGATCCAGGGCCTCATCCAGGCGGGCGTCGACGAAGGCGCCCGTCTCGTTGCCGGCGGCATGGGACGCCCGGACGGGCTCAACCGCGGCTATTACGTGCGCCCCACCGTCTTCGCCGATGTGACGAACGACATGACCATCGCGCGCGAGGAAATCTTTGGCCCGGTCCTGTCCATCATCCCTTTCGACACCGAGGAAGAGGCGGTGCGCATCGCCAATGACACGCCCTATGGCCTGACGAACTACGTCCAGACCAGCGATGACGACCTCCGCCTGCGCATGGCGCGCAAGCTCCGCGCGGGCATGATCGAAACGAACGGCAAGGGCTTCGGCCGCGGCTCGCCCTTCGGTGGGATGAAGCAATCCGGCAATGGCCGCGAGGGCGGGCTCTTCGGGATCGAGGAATTCCAGGAGGTGAAGGCGATCAGCGGCTGCTGA
- a CDS encoding peroxiredoxin — protein MTLRINDTIPDLKLTTDKGEIALHDWVGDSWAIIFSHPKDFTPVCTTEFSAVAKLAEEWAKRDTKVLGVSVDGVEDHVKWKADIESLEGAKPEFAIVADDGLEMAKAFDMLPAEAVLPDGRTPADSATVRSVFIVGPDKKLKLSMTYPMTVGRNFSEILRALDALQTSGRENVATPANWSVGDDIVVPVAVSDADAIAKYGAIETRLPYLRTAKLAS, from the coding sequence ATGACCCTGCGCATCAACGACACGATCCCCGATCTCAAGCTCACCACCGACAAGGGCGAGATCGCGCTCCACGATTGGGTGGGCGACAGCTGGGCGATCATCTTCTCGCACCCCAAGGATTTCACCCCGGTCTGCACGACCGAGTTCTCCGCCGTCGCCAAGCTGGCCGAGGAATGGGCCAAGCGCGACACGAAAGTGCTCGGCGTTTCCGTGGACGGCGTGGAAGATCACGTGAAGTGGAAGGCCGATATCGAGAGCCTCGAGGGCGCGAAGCCTGAATTTGCCATCGTGGCCGATGACGGCCTCGAGATGGCGAAGGCCTTTGACATGCTGCCCGCCGAGGCCGTGCTCCCCGATGGCCGCACGCCCGCCGACAGCGCCACAGTGCGCTCGGTCTTCATCGTGGGGCCGGACAAGAAGCTGAAGCTCTCCATGACGTACCCGATGACGGTGGGCCGCAATTTCTCAGAGATCCTGCGTGCCCTCGACGCTCTCCAAACGAGCGGCCGCGAAAACGTGGCGACGCCGGCGAACTGGTCGGTGGGCGACGACATCGTCGTGCCCGTCGCCGTAAGCGACGCCGACGCCATCGCGAAATACGGCGCCATCGAAACGCGCCTGCCCTACCTGCGGACAGCGAAACTCGCCTCCTGA